The genome window AGACATCAAAAGTAAACTGAGAGAACCAGGCATTCCACCTCAACAATTGAGAATTTGGGAGAGTTTTCCCTTTGAATTTCAGCATGTTGGGGATCGAGACATATCCATTTCAACTAAGAAATGATATCCCAAGAGATGAAACTGAAACTTTTCAATTCCACGTTTGACTGCCAAGATCTCCTTGAATGTAGAATGATAGTGCAGCTCAGTAGGTTTAAAAGTTCTTGACTTGTATCCACACAATGTTCTATGGCGATATTTTTCTTCGAAAAGAATTACGGCCCAATATCATCACTCGCATCAGTTGTAAAAATTTTTTCCCCGTGGTAGGAATCTGTAGAGCAAGAAGATTATGAGCTTGAGACTGAATAGCCTGTATGACAGCAGTATGTTGCACTTGCTAGGGTGGAGCGTCTTTCTTCAACAAATGATGTAGTATCTTGAGATACCGAGCAACTCTGGGGAGGAAATCCAACGTATAGTTTACAAGGCCTAGAAACTGTTGTAACTCAATTTTAGACAGAGGCCCAATAGGAAATTTCGTCAACTGGGATGCAAAATGTGGTTGAAGTTCATATGAGCTTTTTGTAAACTTTAGCTCAAGGAAATCACAAGATTCTTGTGCAAGTATCAATTAGGTAGATACGTGAGTACACAACTATACATAGCGCCTCATAAATCACAGGTTTCGAGTGATCACATAATAATTCCGTATATGAGTTAAGCACTTATGCCAGACCCACAATATCGAAAAAAGAAAAGCTTCTTCATAACTAATTAGGTTAGGATTGAttactaattttttaaataaaattattaccATAAAAAATGTtatcatatatatcatttttttaatttacattaatattaattttttactaAACCTatctaacaatttttttttactagacCTAAATATATGAAAAGTTTATGTTTCTGAACTTCTGATAATAATTAAATCTACAACGAGGAGAAATTCTCTGTATTCTATATTTCATTTTTATGCTTTGCAAATGagaactcatatatatatatatatatagcaattcTCCTGTTCGCACCTAAATTACGCACTTAAAATATGTACCTATGTTTCACCATTTTTAagcatgtgggacccaaaacaatatgtcccacttgtcattttactcatccacacccttaaaaagtaaaaagtggTGTATAGTTTAAGTGCGCATAGAaaaatttctgtatatatacatttatatatgattATAAAAAGGGCTAATATCAGTAATTTAATGAAAATATGTATAAAACAATACTCAGAGATTCGAATTATTTGTCAAAATATTGATAGAAATTCACCAGGGTCGATTGCAACGCAATTAATTTGCAATAATCCAAATACTATATCACTATTTGTTGGAACTAAAttctacttttttcttttgttaaaagaaaaaaaagtagaaatacAGAAATGGGTTTTCGGGTCCAGCCGACCGGGTGGTCCGAGTGGGTGCAAACAAAAATGGGCCACTTTgtaccatagtttttaaactcgGACCGGCCCGTCGGTCGAACCGTCAAACCCGTGAACCGACAGCCTAACCGGTTTGTTGCTTCTTTTAGACCGTATATGCAATGAACCGACGAAATCGTATGTTGGACCGCGCGAACCGTGTTAACCGTGCAAACCGTGACCCGCCCGGTTTAGTTGCCCCTCTTCTTTCTTACGTTCTCCGACAGAAGTCTAAGTGCTAAGTCGACTTTTTATATCCTTGATGAAGATAGTGAGACCTCCCTTGACTTCCACCTTTGTATTTGAAGTCTTGAACCAGCAAACGAatcaaagaaaatgagagaaacgATTCGAAGAAAAAAGTTGAGGAACTCATTTAAAATAACAAAGATTGTGTGATAGATGAAGATCTGTAGCATGGTGAGATTGGTGAGAGATAAAAACTGCAATTGTAGAAAGAGGCCGTGTGAGACAGAGATGAGAGAACTTTTGAGTTGAGAATGAGAGAACTAATGAGAGGGAGGCGGCACATCTGTTTGCTAGGCATTTAGGTTTGTTGCCCTAAATGGctaaatcttggccattgattCAACAAGTCAACGGTCAAGATTAATCAATTATacctaaatatttaaatatataagttAACTATGTACATACatcaggaattctcctatgtggatcaaaagtgtggaccaagtttgtggaccaaaatccaatggttgtaatcaatcacaacataagtgggggccacacatttattatgggacccatcacatctatggttgaaaaacaagtccacaaacttggtccacacttttggtccacataagagaatttctggtacatacatatatatatatatatgtgtgattataatatttattgggACTTGAGACAAAAGAAGAAAGTGACagattatataaaatataaaataatttgtattaatcaattatacaaaaatataaatttatttatatactatatatctaaaatatattaatttatagtaTATTATAAATCAGTGGTTCAATCTTAATCAAATCGGTTGAACATCAAAACCCTAGAACCTTTGGCTGATACGGTAAATGCATGGGTCGGATTTAAAAACTATGCTTTTGTACCCGCACGACACATAAAATTACTTTGACCTTTGAAGAGAGAAACCAGAGACAGAGATCCAACAAGGCAACAACCCAGCCAGAAAGCAAAAttaaagaggaagagagagatggaggCTCTCAAGTACGTCTGGGACGGGGCAATTCCACTGCAGATTCATCTCCACGAATCTGAAGTCACCActctccctcctcctcctccagccTTGGTTGCTCGCTTAACCtttgtctctctttctttttcttttctttttttttttccttcttcttttgcGTTTCTTTGAATTTGGCGCAATTTTCTTATACATTATGGCAATCCAGTTCTTACTGATTGTTCGGAttttattttgtgtaattttcagGTCTTAGCTCCGCGGATAGGGTACCTACCTTTGTTGGTTCATCTTGTAAAGCCTTACTTCAGTTCTGCTCTTCCTCCTGGTGCGGATACGGTCTGGTTTGAGTATAAAGGGTTTCCCCTCAAGTGGtatgcttctttttctttttctttgatcgTAAACCTCATTAGCAACCTAGGCTGCATAATAATGGGTGATCATAAAACCGGACAAAAGCATCCCAATGTAGACGATGTTACTCGTGGATTTATGGAGTGCAATGAAGGATATTTTGCAATAGCTTAATAGTTACTGTTGCATTGGTATCTGGGTTTGCAGCTGTTCCCTGTCATTATGATCTAtgtagaaattttatttattgagtTTAAGGGTACTGCTTGCAGGTATATACCAACAGGGGTTCTTTTTGATCTTCTCTGTGCAGAGCCAGAAAGACCTTGGAACTTGACGGTATAAGGTTTTTAGCATCTATTTAGTGCATAAATAGACTAAAGTGATTTAGTAGACTGTCTTCCTACCTTAAAttaaagttttaaaatttgaaacttTGAGGTTAAACCTGGTGAGGGTAAGCCTTCTTGGAGTGTAGGTCAAATTTCAGTACCTTTTATGCAGGTGCATTTTAGAGGATATCCAGGAAATTTGTTGATCCCATGCGAAGGTGAAGACTCTGTTAAGTGGAGCTTTATTAATTCATTGAAAGAGGTTAGTCTGCACTCTGCAATCACTTATTCTGCTCAGTTGTACTCGCTGTTCTGTATTTTTGTGATTTATGAAGTGCCTGGTCCAAATTTCTGAGTTCAGCTCAATTGCATCAGAATGTGTCGATATAAAAGTACTGACTTTTTCGGCCTATTTCTTATACTATGGAAAATTCAAGTGCGAGAACCGAGAAGTAGTTTTGTTGCCATGTAATTGTGTTTACAGCTATTTCGCATGCTGTCACTATTTGATTAAGTTATCAACATTGGCAAACTTTGATTTGTCCATTTATCAATTTAGTTGTATGTATAAAGTTGGTGTACTGAAAATCTTCATCAAGGATGGTGTGTTCTAGTTAGAAGTTTGAATGTTGGTGTGTTCCAGTTAGAAATTTGAATGTTCTAGTATGGGAAGTAGAGAAAAATAGAATATGAACTGTTAAGAAGAGAAGAGGTTGATCCAAAAAGACATAAATGGAAGTATAAAGAAGAAATATGAACAGGACACTATTAGTGGAGTGTTCGGTTTTAGACTGGGTTTTAGACTGGGTGGAGTGTTCGgttttagatgatgatgatgatgatgtgttaCATGTATAAAGATGGTGGTTCTCACTCACCCTTGATAGCATCGGCAGCAGCATTGTTTTTCTGAATAGAACATCAGCAGTAGTATTGTTGTTGTTACTCCTATAATTtgggactctctctctctctaatgaAATAGATATAAACTTACCTCCTTAATAAGTCTTGTTTCACTCGTGGAGGTTCTGCATATAATGTTAAGTTCTTGACTTCTTATTATGGATTCTTTGCGGTTCTAGGTTATCATTGTACTGTGTTTTTCCGTTATCATCATTGATATCAAAGCCTTAGTTTTGAATatttggggttggctacatgaaCCATCAGTTGAAAATTAGATGGAGTCTACCATTTTCTTATGTCTCTGCATGTGAATGTGTGTTTTCAAATCGATATCATTAACAAAATTGGAATATGATACAGGCTGCATACATAATTAATGGAAACTGCAAAAATGTTATGAACATGTCGCAATCTGATCAGGTGGACTTATGGCAATCCGTGATGAATGGTATGCATGCCCATTAATTAGAATCTCACATAATTGATTCTGCCATTTGACTATTTTGTTTGTAAGTTTAAATTCATTTTTGTATATGAATGCATATGGGCGTTTAGTGATGCTGCTGTTTTGTTGTATTTTAGCAGCAATTGATGAGTTGTTATACAGTCTTATTATTGAATGATATGACAACTGTTGAAATGCAATAACCTATACAAAGCAAAATTATCAGTTTAGTTTTTCTTAGTCTTCAAAGTCACATTTTAAATCACATCATGTAATGATtaagaaagcaaagaaaatctTGAGTTAGACAGGGGGAAAAGGTCTTCTGCTAGAGCCTAGAAGAATATATCTTTAATTTGTGTGGTAGTATGTGCATACTCTTTACATAGCCACACAGAGTATTTCCTTCTTTCGTTACAGGAGATGAAATTGTGAAGTAATCCTTTGATCAACCATAAGTGGAAAGTACAGAGTTTGAGTGATTTTGAATATGCTATGGACTACGGAGGTATTGTTGATTTCCAGCGATAAATATGTCTGAATGCCTTGAGtcccttgatttctttctctatcttttatttctttttgatttctatcatttatattttcttGTATTCTCCTGTTATTtgtatttcttcaatttttttttctattaccCTCTATTTTTGCTTCTTTAGATACAACATCTAGTTAGCCAAGCCAGCCCCTTATCCTAAGTTCTCTTTCCGAATTCTGTTTGCTTTTAATTATTACCTTGCCATTTCAATACCTTTCCTTAGGAAGATTGCCTATATGTGTTCAGTTACTAAAGCTTGTTTTGGTTGTTAACGATGTCCTAATCAGTGATGCAACTTAGGAACCAGTGAACCACGTCGCATGAACCTAGACTTTATTTTCCTTGCTACTAGAGAATGCTTTGAAAGTTCTTAGGAACTACTTTACATCCAAAGATATCTGATCTTATGCATTTATGAGGAACTGAATGGTCTGAAAGCTTAAAATGAATTACGAGCTTTATGTCGGAAAGCCAAGTTTGGATAAACTTCATTTTCTGCAATGCAACGATAATTATCAGATTGACCATGTTATGACTGATCTTGCCCTCTATAGTCTTTCTTTTTGAACATGTtgacaaaaaatgaaatataaagCGAATGGGCATTGCTCCTGGTTTTTGTTGATTGTTCGGCTATTTTTAAAGCATTTTCACAATAGGCATACATGCTCAACTTGCAGCTTAGACAAATTTGGGGAGCTAAACTGGCTAATTTAGTTTTTCTTGTCTAGCATCTTGATATGGCATGTCGGTCTTGACCTTTCAAATGcttattcatttttcatgctaACTGTCAGTCCCAGCAACTTTTGGTGCTTCTCTAGTTCAATTTCCAATGTCAAATACTTTTCTATGGCAGGTAATTTGGATGCCTTCCTACGCGTATCATCAAAGCTTAAACTTGGGAAATTTGAAGATGAGTACTCTGCAAAGACTTTATGCTCACCAAGATCTCGACATGGCCCTGGCGAGGCAGATATGGGTGGACAAATGAAGACTGGTTAGTTAAATCTATACTTGATTTTGAGATATAGAATCTAGGTTACTTGTAGACTACATCCTAACAAGACAAGCAACACTTTACTTGCGTGGTGTTTTACCTTTTCAATAGATAATTGTTGCTTCCaactaaatataaatatataatatatcccAGAAAACTGTAATATGACTACAAGTATTATGAAAAATCGGGCTCAGAGAATCATAATTGGCAACTGtaggaaaatagaaaatatccCACAGCAGATGTATCCACAGAGATTATGTAGTAAACAAAGCCACACATGATTACCATCTGGAAAAAAAATGCTTGTGCATACGTTCCAGACGCCCCAATATAGGTTTCAATTTGTACTTGAGTTCATTCATAACATGTATACTGGAATTGGATTTTCTATCCATGCTTAAAATTTATCACTTCAGTGAAAGGCCAATTAAAACTTTTTCTATCAAGTGCAGTTATTTTATTTGTCCTAGATGTGCCATTTTGTCTTAATCATCTCATAGTATTCTCTTTTCAGGTAGAATTCCAGTTCGGTTATATGTTTGGAGCGTTAATGaggattttgatgattttgacgATGTTCCTCAACTTGATAGTTGGGACAAAATTTCTTACATCAACCGGCCTGTTGAAATCCTCAGGGAAGAAGGTAGTTATGTTGTAGTTTTATCTATAAACTCCTAATTATGTGAATGTCGTGTGCAATTTAGTATTTTGACATCCATGTCTTCGTTT of Tripterygium wilfordii isolate XIE 37 chromosome 13, ASM1340144v1, whole genome shotgun sequence contains these proteins:
- the LOC120013724 gene encoding autophagy protein 5-like translates to MEALKYVWDGAIPLQIHLHESEVTTLPPPPPALVLAPRIGYLPLLVHLVKPYFSSALPPGADTVWFEYKGFPLKWYIPTGVLFDLLCAEPERPWNLTVHFRGYPGNLLIPCEGEDSVKWSFINSLKEAAYIINGNCKNVMNMSQSDQVDLWQSVMNGNLDAFLRVSSKLKLGKFEDEYSAKTLCSPRSRHGPGEADMGGQMKTGRIPVRLYVWSVNEDFDDFDDVPQLDSWDKISYINRPVEILREEGKYFSLHDAIRTLLPEYFVHQPVINDKTRIEGEEEQRVASEDAISNRSTEEGLETTEQSEPPATAISSNAELKIVRIQGIEPKLEIPFSWVVNNLMNPEHFLHICVCLKVP